Part of the Cytophagia bacterium CHB2 genome is shown below.
GCGCTGTCACGCCTGTGCTCGCGTTCGTCAATAAGCGCCATGATCAGAAACGCAGGAATCAACAAGATCAAACTCAATGCGCCGATGATGAGCAGGCGCAAGCCGACCGATTGTTTATAGGAGCTGTTCTTCATCGTACTATCTCAACTTTCGCTCACCAAGCGAAACACGGTTTGAGCGGGCTTTGATTTATAACTGCCATTGCTGCATGTGGTGAAGATATTCGTAATTCGTCAAATCGAAGCGAATCGGCGTAATCGAAACATAATTCTGGCGAATTGCGCCGTCGTCGAATTCAATGCCTTCGTTGGCTTCGATCTTTGAGCCGGTGAGCCAGTAGTAAACGCGATTATGGGGATCGACGCGTTTGTCATACTTGTCATCATAGGTTGACGTTCCCATGCGCGTCATGGCAATGCCGCGAATCTCACGTTCCGGCACATTGGGAACATTGACGTTCAGCAACGTGTCTTTGGGCAGGCCGTTTTCTAAAATTTTAAGCGCGAGCCGGGAGCCGAGCTTTGCCGCATAGCTGAAATCTGCATCTTTATAAGTGGTGAGCGAGATCGCAAACGAAGGAATGCCCAGCAACATGCCTTCGGTGGCAGCCGAAACCGTTCCGGAATAAATGATATTGATGCCCGTATTCGAGCCGTAATTGATGCCGGAGACGACTAAATCCGGCTTGCGCTCGAGCAGAGCATAATAGGCGATTTTCACGCAATCCGCCGGCGTGCCTTTAACGGCATAGCCAAAAAAGCTGTCGAATTTTTCGAAATGCGTGACACGCAGTGGATCCGATAGCGTGATGGCGTGGCCCACCGCGCTTTTTTCACTGTCCGGCGCCACCACGGAAACATCGGCGATTT
Proteins encoded:
- the surE gene encoding 5'/3'-nucleotidase SurE, whose amino-acid sequence is MKPHILLSNDDGIFAPGLYAMYQALKEIADVSVVAPDSEKSAVGHAITLSDPLRVTHFEKFDSFFGYAVKGTPADCVKIAYYALLERKPDLVVSGINYGSNTGINIIYSGTVSAATEGMLLGIPSFAISLTTYKDADFSYAAKLGSRLALKILENGLPKDTLLNVNVPNVPEREIRGIAMTRMGTSTYDDKYDKRVDPHNRVYYWLTGSKIEANEGIEFDDGAIRQNYVSITPIRFDLTNYEYLHHMQQWQL